The Linepithema humile isolate Giens D197 chromosome 2, Lhum_UNIL_v1.0, whole genome shotgun sequence genome has a segment encoding these proteins:
- the LOC105677326 gene encoding uncharacterized protein isoform X2: MSSLDILPNELLLIIFDLFNVYTLLQLRSVCKKFNRISSDVLNNKSNRLLVTNQMSEKFRERCKLPLSSYNSKFITHYNWKYETPLQHVTNKLGSRKTTRDIRINKKCLKMTKNFIWLYDIDILSAVNRAKDGNITTTIKCGTCNSQFSSIAYCNDIIISGHKNGSISHWRFGSRKNINLLQLKTHFNVYGEYVSNIEATTQHIISSSSNLIKIQKNIFEDSAEENEPIYESRKLIQSISLDPTEKKVAASTEESFLIYDISANCLVKDERINDSTCSQLLWEDPHTILMLYERQIQKMDTRTPNFVRTWNTSVLKKNPKLHSFSSDYLYTIMTGTNIGTVLLWDQRLNDCIRTYQVSLIRFNPVLSVQFDSTHMYAITKLRGVIQLNFRDGVTFNSAQRKKYFSKFI, from the exons atgTCTTCCCTAGACATTTTACCGAACGaactattgttaataattttcgatttatttaatgtatatactTTACTACAGCTCAGAAGtgtatgcaaaaaatttaatagaatatcaAGCGAcgtcttaaataataaaagtaaccGTTTGCTTGTTACGAATCAGATGTCAGAAAAATTTCGTGAACG ATGTAAACTACCATTATCTTcgtataattctaaatttattacgcATTACAACTGGAAATATGAAACACCTCTTCAACATGTTACGAATAAATTAGGTTCCAGAAAAACTACGAGAGACAtaagaataaacaaaaaatgcctaaaaatgactaaaaattttatttggctTTATGACATTGATATTCTTTCAGCTGTTAATCGTGCAAAGGACGGTAACATTACGACAACCATAAAATGTGGAACCTGTAACAGTCAATTTTCAAGCATTGCTTATTGCAATGACATAATTATAAGCGGCcacaa AAATGGTAGTATTAGCCATTGGAGATTTGGATCACGAAAAAACATTAATCTTCTACaattaaaaacacatttcAATGTATATGGTGAATACGTTTCGAACATAGAAGCAACAACGCAACATATTATATCAagttcttcaaatttaataaag atacagaaaaatatatttgaagatTCTGCGGAAGAAAACGAACCAATTTATGAAAGCAGGAAATTGATTCAGTCAATTTCATTAGAtcctacagaaaaaaaagttgctgCAAGTACCGAAGAATCGTttctaatttatgatattagtGCAAA TTGTCTGGTAAAGGATGAACGTATAAATGATAGTACTTGTTCACAACTACTATGGGAAGATCCTCACACTATTCTCATGCTGTATGAACGTCAGATTCAAAAAATGGATACAAG AACACCAAACTTTGTACGTACATGGAATACTTctgtcttaaaaaaaaatcctaaATTACATAGTTTCTCTTCAGATTATTTGTATACTATTATGACAGGGACAAATATTGGCACAGTACTTCTATGGGATCAAAGATTAAATGATTGCATTCGG acgTATCAAGTATCTCTTATCCGTTTCAACCCTGTACTTTCTGTGCAATTTGATAGCACCCATATGTATGCTATTACAAAACTACGAGGTGTGATTCAACTTAATTTTAGGGATGGAGTCACTTTTAACAGCGctcaaagaaaaaagtattttagcaagtttatttaa
- the LOC105677326 gene encoding uncharacterized protein isoform X1, translating to MSSLDILPNELLLIIFDLFNVYTLLQLRSVCKKFNRISSDVLNNKSNRLLVTNQMSEKFRERCKLPLSSYNSKFITHYNWKYETPLQHVTNKLGSRKTTRDIRINKKCLKMTKNFIWLYDIDILSAVNRAKDGNITTTIKCGTCNSQFSSIAYCNDIIISGHKNGSISHWRFGSRKNINLLQLKTHFNVYGEYVSNIEATTQHIISSSSNLIKIQKNIFEDSAEENEPIYESRKLIQSISLDPTEKKVAASTEESFLIYDISAKYFSCLVKDERINDSTCSQLLWEDPHTILMLYERQIQKMDTRTPNFVRTWNTSVLKKNPKLHSFSSDYLYTIMTGTNIGTVLLWDQRLNDCIRTYQVSLIRFNPVLSVQFDSTHMYAITKLRGVIQLNFRDGVTFNSAQRKKYFSKFI from the exons atgTCTTCCCTAGACATTTTACCGAACGaactattgttaataattttcgatttatttaatgtatatactTTACTACAGCTCAGAAGtgtatgcaaaaaatttaatagaatatcaAGCGAcgtcttaaataataaaagtaaccGTTTGCTTGTTACGAATCAGATGTCAGAAAAATTTCGTGAACG ATGTAAACTACCATTATCTTcgtataattctaaatttattacgcATTACAACTGGAAATATGAAACACCTCTTCAACATGTTACGAATAAATTAGGTTCCAGAAAAACTACGAGAGACAtaagaataaacaaaaaatgcctaaaaatgactaaaaattttatttggctTTATGACATTGATATTCTTTCAGCTGTTAATCGTGCAAAGGACGGTAACATTACGACAACCATAAAATGTGGAACCTGTAACAGTCAATTTTCAAGCATTGCTTATTGCAATGACATAATTATAAGCGGCcacaa AAATGGTAGTATTAGCCATTGGAGATTTGGATCACGAAAAAACATTAATCTTCTACaattaaaaacacatttcAATGTATATGGTGAATACGTTTCGAACATAGAAGCAACAACGCAACATATTATATCAagttcttcaaatttaataaag atacagaaaaatatatttgaagatTCTGCGGAAGAAAACGAACCAATTTATGAAAGCAGGAAATTGATTCAGTCAATTTCATTAGAtcctacagaaaaaaaagttgctgCAAGTACCGAAGAATCGTttctaatttatgatattagtGCAAA GTATTTTAGTTGTCTGGTAAAGGATGAACGTATAAATGATAGTACTTGTTCACAACTACTATGGGAAGATCCTCACACTATTCTCATGCTGTATGAACGTCAGATTCAAAAAATGGATACAAG AACACCAAACTTTGTACGTACATGGAATACTTctgtcttaaaaaaaaatcctaaATTACATAGTTTCTCTTCAGATTATTTGTATACTATTATGACAGGGACAAATATTGGCACAGTACTTCTATGGGATCAAAGATTAAATGATTGCATTCGG acgTATCAAGTATCTCTTATCCGTTTCAACCCTGTACTTTCTGTGCAATTTGATAGCACCCATATGTATGCTATTACAAAACTACGAGGTGTGATTCAACTTAATTTTAGGGATGGAGTCACTTTTAACAGCGctcaaagaaaaaagtattttagcaagtttatttaa
- the LOC105677334 gene encoding uncharacterized protein, which yields MQSRKTVIQNAQCIQEIMKWFLMLMTIAIWQCIQVTGNPVSQRKPRIPINPMSPTESPFSPYRDAEVVNPLSIREVYPFYKGFRRAIKKESEHATKNKSNDKEEKPTSHIRKRDIVLPSIYKWYYLQIRFFMRFLIQNLDPLISSSN from the exons ATGCAG AGTAGAAAAACCGTCATCCAAAACGCCCAGTGCATTCAAGAAATCATGAAGTGGTTTTTGATGCTGATGACAATTGCCATTTGGCAATGCATACAAGTAACGG GCAATCCTGTGAGTCAACGGAAACCTCGGATACCGATAAATCCAATGTCTCCGACTGAATCTCCGTTCTCACCGTACCGTGATGCAGAAGTAGTGAATCCACTTTCAATCCGGGAAGTATATCCGTTTTATAAAG GCTTTCGGAGAGCAATAAAGAAGGAATCAGAACAtgcaactaaaaataaaagtaacgaCAAAGAAGAGAAACCTACGAGCCACATACGAAAAAGGGATATCGTATTGCCTTCCATATATAAATGGTATTATTTGCagataagattttttatgCGTTTTTTAATCCAAAATTTAGATCCGTTAATCTCTAgcagtaattaa